GGACGGGTCCTTCAGGGAGTATGCGTTTGTCTCGATATATTTGGCAGTCCCGTCCTTGTCGAAGTGCGTGTGCATCGACCGGTGGTGTTCACCGGTCTCAAAGCACTTTTTCACGGTGCAGTCGCACCCCCCTGCCTTCTCAAAGCAGGGCTGGTCACTATGGTGGGAGACTGCATGACAGTATTTCCCGATGATCGTGTCACAGGACATCTTGACCTGATCGCAGTAGCCCTGATTTGCGGAAAGTATCCGGTAATCCTTTCCGATGACCACGACACCCTCACCGATCCCGTCGAGCACCGCTTTACGGAAGGCTTCCGACTCCCTCAGGTTCTTATCAGCTTCCTTTCTTTTTGCCGTCATGCTGTCAAATGATTCCGCGACCTCCTGGAGTTCGTCGTGGCCGGTCAAGGTAAGGGTGGCGGAGAGGTTGCCCTGCTCTATTTCCTTGAGCCCGGAGACAAGGGACGAAACATTGTCCGTCAACTTTTTTGATACGATAAAAGAAAGGATAAGCGCCATGGCGCTTACACAGAACAGAATGATGAGATACTGCTTGCTGAATGCGTAGGCCTTAAGATAGGCGACTTCTTTGGGCACACCGATGATGACCCTCCAGCTTGTTCTGGAAAGTCCGGCATAACTGTAGAGGCGCTCTATCCCGTCCAGCCCTCTCTCATCTATGCTGCCGTTGGTACCGTCGTGCAAGGGGAGTGAACGTGGTGAGATTTTTTTACAGGGGTCACCGTTTTGCTCCGAGCCGGAGCAGACGAGGACGTTTTCCTTGGCGTCAACTATCGTGATGGATGCTCCCTTCAGGCGGGGCAATGACTTCATGATTCTTTTACGCACCTCGGCGAAGTTCAGGGGCATTCCGATAACACCCACCTGACTGTTTTGGCCGTCGATCACGGGAACGGCGATCATGGCCGAGGATGTTTTGAAGAGTTTCGATATATGCATGTCGCCAACCACGCTCATGCCCTTCCGGGCGTTTATAAACCATTCCTTGTCGTTATAGTTGAGTTTGCGCACACCCGGCGAGTATACGCCGCTTCCGTAATTATTCCCGTCCATGTCCGCGGCAAGGATGTTTAAATGATCCGGATAGGAGGGCAGGAGTTCTTTGAACAACCGGTCGCTGGCGCGGGAGTCTTTGCTGACGACAGCCGGGTGCTTTGCAAGTGACTGGAGCGTCGAAAATGATGAATCTATAAGGTAGTCAAGCTCATCTGCCAGATTTTCAGCAAGGACCAGATTGCCCTCTTTGATGCCCTTTTTCCCATTTTCAATCATTACAGAACTGTGATACATGCCAAAGACAAGCAGGGGTACTAAGATCAGGAGGGCAATGGAGGCAAGTTTGTATTTGATCGGGAATTTCATAATTATTGTCTGGCGATGGCCTTTGAATACGTTTTCTTTTCTCTACCCGAAAGTATACCAAAAGTGTGGTGAACGTGCCAGATTATTCTGACCGTTCTCCGATGCTCCTATTCCGGTTCTAATCCGTCTCGCACGGGGGGGGCTTTATTTTCAGCCTCGCAAGCCGCACGGCTGTAAGTTCGGTCTTTATCGCAAAGTAGGGCAGCGCATGGGCGTCCTTTTTCTTCATTAAAAGCCACTCCTTGCCCGTACTTTTCGGAAGACCCTTCATCTGCGCCAGCACAAAGGCGCCCCTCAGTTTTTTCCCCTTGAGTTCGAAGTGCAGCGTGCCGGTCTTCAGCGCCGTATCCGGATCATCGTCGTCGAACGGAATATATCCTCCCGTGTCCCAGACCACAACCGGCCCTGCGCCGTAGCTGCCCTCGGGAATGATGCCTTCGAAGTCGATATATTCCAGCACATGGTCAGGCACCATGATGGCGAGCCGTTTGTCCGCGGGATTCATGGAGGGGCCCTTGGGGATTGCCCATGACTTCAGCACACCGCCGATCTCCAGGCGGAAGTCGTAATGGAGTCGCGTGGCTTTGTGCTCCTGGACGACGAATCTGAGTGGTTTGAGCGTCATGGCCGGCCCCCTCGCGCCAACAAAACTTCTTGACAAAGATTGCAGCAATCTATAATATTTCAAGTCGCACCGAATGATGCGGAGAATCCACTATCGAAAGTTTACATCACCTGAGGACGGTTTGTCTATGATAAAGCTTTTTAACACACTGAGCGGGAAAAAAGAGGAATTTGTCCCGATCCATCCCGGCAGGATGACCATGTATGCCTGCGGTGTGACGGTATATGATTTTTCCCACCTCGGGCACGCGCGCGGGGCCGTGGCTTTCGACCTGATCCAGCGATACTTCAGGCGCAAGGGCTTCGACGTTACGTACGTGCGGAATTTCACCGATGTCGACGACAAGATCATCAATCGCGCAAAGGAAGAAGGACTTACTGCCGCCGAGGTTGCGCATAAGTACATTGTTGCCTACCAGGAGGACATGGACCGTCTCGGCGTGGGCAGGCCGGACATCGAGCCCAAGGCCACGGAGCATATCACCGAGATGATCGAGGTCATCAAGGGTCTCGTGGAAAAAGAGCACGCCTATGCCATGGACGGCGACGTGTACTTCCGGGTGGCAAGCTTCAAGGAGTACGGCAAGCTCTCAAAACGGAACATCGAGGACCTGAAAGCAGGCGCGCGCGTGGAGGTTGACGAACGCAAACTCGACCCGCTCGATTTCGCTCTCTGGAAGGCGTCGAAGCCGGGCGAACCGGCCTGGGACAGTCCCTGGGGACCGGGCAGGCCGGGATGGCACATCGAGTGCACTGCCATGGGGTTCAAGCACCTGGGCGAGACCTTTGACATCCACGCCGGCGGGAAGGACCTGGTTTTTCCGCATCATGAGAACGAGATCGCGCAGAGCGAGGCGTACTCCGGAAAGAAGTTCGTGAACTACTGGCTCCATAACGGGTTTGTGAACATCAACCAGGAGAAGATGTCCAAGTCGCTCGGCAACTTCTTTACCATCCGGGATATCCTGAATCAGTACGATGCTGAAGTGCTGCGACTGTTCCTGCTTTCCACGCACTATCGCAGTCCCATCGATTTCTCCGATGCGAATTTGAAGGATACGCGCGCAGGGCTCGACCGGTATTATACGATGAAGGAAGGGATCCTGAAATTTCTCGCCGGAAAGAAACATCCTTCGATCAAGCCCGAGGACATCATCGAGGTCGCGGACCGGCCTCTTTATGCAAAAATCCAGAACCTGCCCAAGGCCTTTGAAGAGGCCATGGATGATGACTTCAACACGGCCTTTGCCATCGGGCTTATCTACGACCTGGTCCGCGAGGTGAACAGGGTCCTTGCGGAAGTGGATAAAAAGAACCAGGACGCCGTGATCCTGCTCCTGTCGGCGGCGGCAGCGTCCTTCGAGAATGTGAACAAGACCCTCGGCATCTTTCTCCGCGATCCCGATGAATGGTTCAAGGAGGGAAGGCTCGCTGACAGCAAGGTCTCGCTTTCCGTTGAACGGATCGAGGAACTCATTCACCTGCGGAACGAGGCCCGGGCGCGCAAGGATTGGGCCGAGGCCGATCGGATACGAAAGGCGCTTGAGGACGGCGGAGTGGAGCTTTTCGACCGGTCCGACGGAACGGTGTGGAAACCGAAGTAGGCCGATGGAGCGCCACAGCCCCCATCCCAAATCACCAATAAACTCCCCATAAGCGCAATCACCAGGTCGAAGTTCGTGGGTCGGCTTTGTTACGTCAGGATAGTATTTGGAGTTTGTAATTTGAAATTTGGAGTTTCCCTTTCCTCATGCAAAGAGATAAAATATTCGGCATCAAACCCGTGATCGAGGCGCTCAGGGCTGGAAGGTCTGTCCAGCGCGTTTTGATCGCCGAGCAGAGAAAGTCGGTTCGGGAAGTCCAGGAGATCATACGACTTGCCAGGGGGAGCGGCATCGAGGTAAGGATGACGACCCGCGACGCCTTGAATCGGGAAGCCCCGAATGCCCTGCACCAGGGTGTGCTGGCCGTCGTCGCTGCCCGCGAGTACGCCTCGCTCGATGATATTCTAAAGATCCCGGACCAGAAAAAGCAGCCCCCGCTCTTCCTTGTTCTCGATGGAGTGGAAGACCCGAGAAATCTCGGCGCCATCCTCAGAACAGCCGAAGTTGCCGGTGTTCACGGTGTAATCATCCCCGAGAGAAGATCCGCAGGGCTCACCGAGACAGCTGCCAAGACGGCAGCCGGTGCTGTGGAATACGTTCCGGTGGTCAAGGTCGTGAATATCGTGAACACCCTTGAAGAACTTAAAAAATGCGGCATATGGATTGCCGGCGCAGATGCGGGCGGTGATCTGGTCTATTGGGACGCAGATTTTATCCGTCCAACTGCGATCATACTTGGCGGGGAGGGCAAGGGCATCCGCAGGCTGGTGCGGGAGCATTGTGATTACCTGGTGTCCCTGCCGCTTATGGGGCGGATCAATTCGTTGAATGTATCTGTTGCATCCGGGGCCCTATTGTATGAGGTACTCAGGCAGAGGCGCGGGAAGAACAAATAATGGTTTGCGCAGTGTTTTTTTCACAGCCCGGCTATTTTGACAAAACCCCGATCATTAATCTTTTTGCTTGACAAGATCATCCGCAATCCCTTATAATTCCAATTCTTTGACGCGGGGTTACATTCTCCGTATCACTATCTAACGGTAAGATATAAGATTTACCAAGACGGGCAGGGGCGTGGTGTGTGCAGAAGATTGTGCCACCGTAACTCAGTTGGTAGAGTAGCTGATTTGTAATCAGCCTGTCGGGGGTTCGATTCCCTTCGGTGGCTCCACTTTTCATGCGTTCGTTCACGCGACATCAGGGTTCGTTGTATTCATCGGGGAGGTGCCCGAGTGGCCAAAGGGAACAGACTGTAAATCTGTCGGCGTCAGCCTACGGAGGTTCGAAACCTCCCCTCCCCACCACTTTAATTAAATAAACGCGGATTATTGATTGCGGAGTGCGGATTTAAAATCAGAAATCTGCAATCCAAATTCGAAATAACATGCGGGAATAGCTCAGCTGGCTAGAGCGCAAGCCTTCCAAGCTTGGGGTCGCGGGTTCGAATCCCGTTTCCCGCTCCAGTTTATTAGCTTGGAGTTCGGAGTTGGTAGTTCGGAGAAAGGGATTAGGTTGCCCTTGAGGTTTGCTCCGAACTCCGAACTGTGGGCTCCGAACTGAAATGCCCATGTAGCTCAGTTGGTAGAGCACATCCTTGGTAAGGATGAGGTCAGCGGTTCGATCCCGCTCATGGGCTCCAGTAAAAACACTTTGTGCATAACCGGTTTCTATCGATCTTTAATCTTTTTACGGAGGGATGTATGGCAAAGGCAAAGTTTGAGAGGACAAAACCGCATGTGAACGTGGGCACGATCGGCCATGTGGACCACGGCAAGACGACCTTGACGGCGGCCATTACGAAGGTGCTGTCGTTCAAGAACTTCGCTACGTTTGTTTCCTACGACAACATCGACAAGGCCCCGGAAGAACGTGAGCGCGGCATCACGATCGCCACGGCGCACGTGGAATACCAGACGGAAAATCGCCACTATGCGCATGTTGACTGTCCCGGACATGCCGACTACATTAAGAACATGATCACGGGCGCGGCCCAGATGGACGGCGCCATTCTCGTGGTTTCCGCGGCAGACGGCCCTATGCCCCAGACCCGCGAGCACATCCTGCTCGCCCGTCAGGTCGGCGTGCCCTATATCGTGGTCTACATGAATAAGGTGGACATGGTGGACGATCCCGAGCTCATCGAGCTGGTGGAACTCGAGATCCGTGAGCTTCTGACCAAATACCAGTTTCCCGGGGACAAGACCCCGATCGTCAAAGGGAGCGCCTTAAAGGCCCTCCAGAGCGAGAGCAAGGACTTCAACGCACCCGAGTACAAGAGCATCCTGGAGCTTATGGCGGCAGTTGACAGTTATATTCCCACGCCCAAGCGCGAAAAGGACAAGCCCTATCTCATGCCGGTGGAAGACGTATTCTCCATCGCCGGTCGCGGAACAGTGGTCACGGGCAGGATCGAGCGCGGTGTCGTGAAAGTAGGCGAGGACATCGAGATCGTGGGGATCAAGCCCACGCAGAAGACCGTGGTCACGGGCGTCGAGATGTTCCGGAAGCTTCTGGACCAGGGCGAAGCCGGCGACAACGTCGGTGTTCTGCTCCGCGGCATCAAGAAAGAAGATGTGGAGCGCGGCATGGTCCTGGCGAAGCCGGGAAGCATCACTCCGCACACCAAGTTCAAGGCCGAGGCCTATGTTCTGACGAAGGAAGAAGGCGGCCGCCACACCCCGTTCTTCAAGGGGTACCGTCCCCAGTTCTACTTCCGGACCACGGACGTGACGGGCGTGGTGACGCTTGCCGAAGGCGTGGAGATGGTGATGCCGGGTGACAACATGACCTGCAGCGTTGAACTGATCACCCCGATCGCCATGGACAAGGGGCTGCGTTTTGCCATCCGCGAGGGCGGCAGGACCGTGGGCGCAGGGGTCATTACCGAAGTGATCGCGTAAAGCGAGGGACGAGGGACGAGGGACGAAAAATCGTCCGTCGTCCAAGTGAGCGAAGCGAACGGTCGTCCATCGTCCGTCGTAATATTACACAAGAGTGAGGCAATAGACAATGCGGGAAATCATTTTACTTGCTTGCGGTGAGTGCAAGCGGAAAAACTATTCAACGACCAAGAATAAGAGGAACACTCCTGACAAGCTGAACCTGGACAAGTACTGCCGGTTCTGCCGCAAGCACACAACGCATAAGGAAACCAAAGCGTAACCTGGTCGCACCGGGAAGCTGCTGAGTAGGACACAGGCCAGTAGCTCTAATGGTAGAGCTCCGGACTCCAAATCCGGCTGCTGGGGGTTCGAGTCCCTCCTGGCCTGCCATATCCCCTTGTGGAGAAAGAGGCCTATTTCATGTTCAAAAAGATCGCGGTATTCTTCGAAGAAGTAAAGCTGGAACTCAAGAAAGTTGTGTTCCCGACAAAAAAGGAGGTCATAGGTTCTACCTGGGTGGTGATCACTACCGTGCTCATCGCCGCCTTTTTCCTGGGCTTGGTAGATTTGGGGTTGGGAAAATTAATGACCCTAGCCTTTAAGTAAGCACAATTATGCCTATGAACTGGTATGTGATCCATACGTATGCGGGTTTTGAGAACAAGGTGAAGGCCACCATCCTTGAGACCGTTTCCAAACTCGCGCTGCAGGAAAAGATAGGACAGATCCTCGTCCCGACCGAAGAGGTCCTTTCCATCAAGGGGGGGAAAAAGCGCAAGTCTCAGCGGAAGTTTTTCCCCGGATATATTCTCGTCGAAATGGAGATGGACGACAATACGTGGCATATTGTGAAAGATACACCCAAGGTCACGGGTTTTGTCGGAGGAAGTACGAACCCGACACCGCTCTCCGATGAAGAGGTGAAGGCCATCCTCAAACAGGCGGAAGAGGGCGCCGTTGCCCAGACCCAGCCCAAGCAAGCGTATCAGAAGGGCGATCGGGTCAGAGTGATCGACGGGCCGTTCAACAGCTTTATCGGCTCGGTGGAAGACGTGAACCCGGCTCATGGACGGCTCCGGGTAATGGTGAGCATCTTCGGACGTTCGACGCCGGTGGAACTGGAATTCTTGCAGGTTGAGCGGGAGAAGGACAAATAAATTGCAAAATGTAAATTGCAATAATGAAAAATTAACGTAGGAGTTTATCAATGGCAAAAGAGATTACAGGAAAAATCAAGCTTCAGGTCCCGGCAGGAAAGGCCAATCCGGCACCGCCGGTGGGACCCGCGCTCGGTCAGCACGGCGTGAATATCATGGAGTTCTGCAAGCAATTTAACGCGAAGACCCAGAAGTTGGGAGAGACGATCGTTCCTGTCATTATCACGGTCTATTCCGACAGGTCCTTCACCTTTATTACCAAGACCCCTCCGGCCGCGGAACTTCTGAAAAAGGCCGCCGGCATTGTAAAGGGTTCCGGCGTACCGAACAAGGACAAGGTCGGCAAGGTGACCCGCGCGCAGATCAAGGAGATAGCCCAGACGAAGATGCCGGACCTCAATGCGGCAAGCGTCGAATCAGCCATGCGCATGATCGAGGGCTCGGCGAAGAGCATGGGGTTGGAAGTAATAGATTAAGTTCGGAGTGTGGAGATCGGAGTGCGGAATGAACAGCCAGGTAAATTCGCATCCGATACTTCGCAATCTTTGTTCATATTGCGGGAGGTCACGCCGAGGCGTGACCGTTAATACCGCGAGGAGGAACCATGGCAGGGAAAAAATTCAAGGCAGTAGCGGCACTGGTGGACAAGACGAAGTCGTATGGTATCGAAGAGGCTGTAGGGCTTGCCAAGAAAACGGCACGGACCAAGTTTGATGAGACCGTTGATCTGGCCGTGAACCTCGGCGTCGACCCTAAACAGGCAGATCAGATGGTGCGGGGTACGGTTGTTCTCCCGCACGGCACCGGGAAAAAGGTCAAGATCCTCGTCTTCGCCAAGGGCGAAAAGGAAAAAGAGGCGAGGGACGCCGGCGCTGATTACGTGGGTTCCGAGGACCTCGCCGAGAAAATACAGAAGGAAGGCTGGACCGATTTTGATACGGTTGTGGCAACGCCGGATATCATGGGCCTTGTTGGCAAACTCGGGAAGGTGCTCGGTCCCCGTGGATTGATGCCGAACCCCAAGACCGGCACGGTCACCTTTGACGTGGCAAGGGCCATTAAAGAGATCAGAGCCGGCAAGGTGGAGTATCGAGTGGAGAAGGCGGGCATTGTGCATGTGCCGGTGGGTAAGGCATCCTTTGACGAGAACAAGCTGGCGGACAATGCGAAAGCAGTTCTTGAGTCCATCCTGAAAGCAAAGCCTGCCTCGAGCAAAGGCAAGTATCTGAAGAACGTAACTATTTCTACTACGATGGGTCCCGGCATTAAAATGGACACGGCGCTGATCGAGAAGATAACAAAATAAAGAATCACAAATCCGAAACTCCAGGCGCGACATTCTGAACGTCAGGATTCCGGACAGAGATAATAAATTTTTTGTAGTAACAAAAGGTCGACCCCTGAACAACGAGGGGTGCGGTCCGAGACAGCAGGTACCGAAGGGGACTTATCCATATCCTTTTTGGCTTAATCCCGTACTGGGGCCTGCCGAGACCCGGGTAAAAAGAATGTGCTGGATGCCATCACTTTCTTTTGAGATTCCTGGGCTGGTCATCGGGAATTCTTGAAAGAAAGGAGGATCGTGTGAATAAGCAGGAAAAAAAGGAAGCAATTGATGAGTTGCATGAGAAGTTTGCCCGTGCCAAGACCGCCATCATCACCGGATACAGCGGGATCAACGTGGAGCAGATCACGAACCTTCGTGCGAAGCTGCGCACGTCCAAGGTTGAATACCGGGTCGTAAAAAACACGCTGGCGAGGAAAGCAGTGGAAGGAACCACCCTCGAACCGCTCAAAGACTCTTTTGTCGGTCCCGTGGGCATTGCGCTCGGATTTGATGATGTGGTGGCTCCGGCCAAGGTGCTCTTCGAGTTCAACAAGGTTCAGACAAAGCTTGTGCTCAAGATCGGCGTGCTGGACGGAAAGCTGCTCCAGCTGGCGGACATCAAAGCGCTGGCAACCCTGCCATCGCTCAATGCGCTCCGCGGGAAGATCGTAGGTCTTCTCCAGGCGCCGGCATCGAGGATGGTCGGTGTGCTTGCGGCCCCGGCTGGTCAGCTCGCCAGGGTCATGAAGGCAAAGGCGGACAAGGGTTAATTAGGCTAACAAGTCGGACGGATCGGACAAATCGGACAGATCCGACAGAATATCATAATCTTTCAGGAGGAATAACATGGCGGATTTAGCGAAGATAGTTGATGAATTGAGCGGACTGACCGTTCTTGAAGCTGCGGAATTAAGCAAGATGCTCGAAGAGAAGTGGGGCGTATCAGCGGCAGCGCCCGTGGCAATGGCGGCAGCCGGTGCGCCGGCCGCAGCAGCGGCTGAGGAAAAGACAGCATTCGATGTGGTCCTGGTCGCTGCGGGCGCCCAGAAGATCAACGTGATCAAAGTGGTGCGCGAGCTCACCGGCCTCGGTCTCAAGGAAGCAAAGGACCTGGTTGAAGGCGCTCCCAAGCCGGTGAAGACCGGTGTCACCAAGGAAGAGTCCGAGACCATGAAGAAGAAACTGGCCGAAGCAGGCGCGTCCGTCGAGGTAAAGTAAGACAAGAACAAGCTTCATTTGACAAGTCCTTGCCCTCCGGCATAGGTCCGGAGGGCAAAGGACTTTTTGCGTTTATGGATAGGGCTTGCGGAGCCGAATGAGATTCATGAATACTAGGTAACGTATAAGTGCAAAGTGGAAAATGGAAGGAGCTGTGAGCGGCTCTGCATTTGTCACCGGGTACATTTTTCATTTTGCATTTCAATGCGGTATGAGGGGTGTGATAATGTCAAAGGAAAAAAGAGAGCTTGTCCGCGTACGTAAGGATTTTTCCAAGATCCCCACGATCCTGGAAATTCCCGATCTGATAGAGATCCAAAAACGGTCCTATGATTCCTTTCTTCAGAAAGATACCGCCTCGGATAAGAGAAGGGACATTGGACTCCAGGCGGCGTTCAAGAGCGTTTATCCCATCTACGATTTCAACGAGACCGCGATGGTGGATTACCTCGGCTACTCGCTGGGTGAACCAAAGTACAGCCTCTGGGAGTGCTTGCAGCGTGGCTCTACGTATGCTGCGCCGCTCAAAATCAAGACGCGGCTTGTGTTCTTCGAGAAGGATGAGCAGACCGCTACCAAGCGGGTGAAGGACATTAAAGAGCAGGAAGTATATGTCGGAGACCTCCCGCTCATGACGGAGACCGGAACGTTCATTGTGAACGGGACCGAGCGCGTGGTGGTGAGCCAGCTTCACCGTTCACCCGGCGCATTCTTCACCCATGACAAGGGAAGGACCCATGCGAGCGGCAAGATCCTGTACTCTGCCCGGATCATTCCCTACCGCGGTTCATGGCTCGACTTCGAATTTGATGTCAAAGACATCGTACACGTGAGGATCGACCGGCGCAGGAAGATTCCCGCCACGATCCTGCTCAAGGCATTCGGTTATTCCAACGAAGACCTGCTCCGGATGTACTATCCCATCGAAGACATCAGGATCAAGAAAGAAAGCTTCACGCGAGGGATCCTCGCAGACGCGCTGGTCGGCATGAAGGCCCCCATCACGATCAACGACAAGAACACCCGCGAACAGATCGTCAGGGAAGGCGCCAAGATCACCCGTGTTGCCATCAAGAAGATGGAAGCCGCGGGTATCACCGAGATACCGATTCCGCGCGAGGAACTCATCGACCGTATCGTGCTCCGCGATGTTATCGATCCGGAGACGGGAGAGGTGCTTCTCAACGCGAATGACAAGATTACCGAGGCGTTCCTGGCCCGGATTGTCGCCACGAAGGTGGAAAAGCTGGAAGTGATCTACATGGACGGCATCCACGTGATCGGGGCAATGCGGGACACGCTTCTCTCCGACAAGGTGCAGTCGTCGGACGATGCCCTTCTCGAGATCTACCGGAAAATGCGGCCGGGAGAACCGCCGACGATTGACATGGCGCGGAACCTCTTCTCCGGCATGTTCTTTAATTCCAAGCGATACGACCTCTCGAATGTAGGGAGGCTCAAGCTCAACAAGAAGCTCAAACTCGATATCCCGATCGACAAGACCACCCTCACGGCGCAGGACGTTGTCGAAGTGATCCGCTATCTCGTGAATCTCCGTACCGGCAAAGGAGAGGTGGATGATATCGACCATCTTGGAAACCGCCGGGTGCGGTCCGTGGGCGAGCTCCTCGAGAACCAGATCCGGGTCGGTCTTGCCCGCATGGAACGCGCCATCAAGGAACGGATGAGTCTCCAGGACATCGATACGCTCATGCCGCACGACATCATCAACCCCAAGCCGGTGATCGCGGCTATTAAGGAATTTTTCGGCTCCAGCCAGCTCTCACAGTTCATGGACCAGACCAACCCGCTGGCGGAAATCACGCATAAGCGCAGGCTCTCCGCGCTCGGGCCCGGCGGACTCACGCGCGAGCGCGCGGGATTCGAAGTGCGCGACGTACACACTACCCACTATGGCAGAATCTGCCCGATCGAGACGCCGGAAGGTCCGAACATCGGTCTCATCGTTTCCCTGGCCACCTATGCGCGGGTCAATGATTATGGTTTCATTGAAGCGCCGTATCGGGAGGTGAAGGGCAGTAAGGTGACAGATAAGATCGAGTATCTTTCAGCCGTGGACGGAGAGAACTACGTGATCGCCCAGGCCAACACCCCGTTCGACAGCCGCGGCAAGTTCACCGTGGAAAGCGTGTCTGCGCGTGTAGGCGGCGAGTTCAAGCTGGTGAGCGCAGAGGAAGTGCAGTATATGGACGTGTCGCCGAAACAGATCGTTTCGGTCTCGGCTGCGCTCATCCCCTTTCTCGAGAATGACGATGCGAACCGTGCGCTCATGGGCTCGAACATGCAGCGCCAGGCGGTGCCGCTTCTCCGTCCGCAGGCGCCGGTCGTCGGTACGGGCATGGAGCGGGTCGCAGCCAGGGATTCGGGTGCGATCGTTTCAGCAAAACGCGACGGGTTCGTTGAGGCCGTGGACTCCACCCGCATCACGATCAAGGGCGAGGACGCAAAAGGA
The Nitrospirota bacterium DNA segment above includes these coding regions:
- a CDS encoding 3'-phosphoesterase, whose translation is MTLKPLRFVVQEHKATRLHYDFRLEIGGVLKSWAIPKGPSMNPADKRLAIMVPDHVLEYIDFEGIIPEGSYGAGPVVVWDTGGYIPFDDDDPDTALKTGTLHFELKGKKLRGAFVLAQMKGLPKSTGKEWLLMKKKDAHALPYFAIKTELTAVRLARLKIKPPPCETD
- the cysS gene encoding cysteine--tRNA ligase, whose amino-acid sequence is MIKLFNTLSGKKEEFVPIHPGRMTMYACGVTVYDFSHLGHARGAVAFDLIQRYFRRKGFDVTYVRNFTDVDDKIINRAKEEGLTAAEVAHKYIVAYQEDMDRLGVGRPDIEPKATEHITEMIEVIKGLVEKEHAYAMDGDVYFRVASFKEYGKLSKRNIEDLKAGARVEVDERKLDPLDFALWKASKPGEPAWDSPWGPGRPGWHIECTAMGFKHLGETFDIHAGGKDLVFPHHENEIAQSEAYSGKKFVNYWLHNGFVNINQEKMSKSLGNFFTIRDILNQYDAEVLRLFLLSTHYRSPIDFSDANLKDTRAGLDRYYTMKEGILKFLAGKKHPSIKPEDIIEVADRPLYAKIQNLPKAFEEAMDDDFNTAFAIGLIYDLVREVNRVLAEVDKKNQDAVILLLSAAAASFENVNKTLGIFLRDPDEWFKEGRLADSKVSLSVERIEELIHLRNEARARKDWAEADRIRKALEDGGVELFDRSDGTVWKPK
- the rlmB gene encoding 23S rRNA (guanosine(2251)-2'-O)-methyltransferase RlmB, translating into MQRDKIFGIKPVIEALRAGRSVQRVLIAEQRKSVREVQEIIRLARGSGIEVRMTTRDALNREAPNALHQGVLAVVAAREYASLDDILKIPDQKKQPPLFLVLDGVEDPRNLGAILRTAEVAGVHGVIIPERRSAGLTETAAKTAAGAVEYVPVVKVVNIVNTLEELKKCGIWIAGADAGGDLVYWDADFIRPTAIILGGEGKGIRRLVREHCDYLVSLPLMGRINSLNVSVASGALLYEVLRQRRGKNK
- the tuf gene encoding elongation factor Tu, producing the protein MAKAKFERTKPHVNVGTIGHVDHGKTTLTAAITKVLSFKNFATFVSYDNIDKAPEERERGITIATAHVEYQTENRHYAHVDCPGHADYIKNMITGAAQMDGAILVVSAADGPMPQTREHILLARQVGVPYIVVYMNKVDMVDDPELIELVELEIRELLTKYQFPGDKTPIVKGSALKALQSESKDFNAPEYKSILELMAAVDSYIPTPKREKDKPYLMPVEDVFSIAGRGTVVTGRIERGVVKVGEDIEIVGIKPTQKTVVTGVEMFRKLLDQGEAGDNVGVLLRGIKKEDVERGMVLAKPGSITPHTKFKAEAYVLTKEEGGRHTPFFKGYRPQFYFRTTDVTGVVTLAEGVEMVMPGDNMTCSVELITPIAMDKGLRFAIREGGRTVGAGVITEVIA
- the rpmG gene encoding 50S ribosomal protein L33; its protein translation is MREIILLACGECKRKNYSTTKNKRNTPDKLNLDKYCRFCRKHTTHKETKA
- the secE gene encoding preprotein translocase subunit SecE gives rise to the protein MFKKIAVFFEEVKLELKKVVFPTKKEVIGSTWVVITTVLIAAFFLGLVDLGLGKLMTLAFK
- the nusG gene encoding transcription termination/antitermination protein NusG, translating into MPMNWYVIHTYAGFENKVKATILETVSKLALQEKIGQILVPTEEVLSIKGGKKRKSQRKFFPGYILVEMEMDDNTWHIVKDTPKVTGFVGGSTNPTPLSDEEVKAILKQAEEGAVAQTQPKQAYQKGDRVRVIDGPFNSFIGSVEDVNPAHGRLRVMVSIFGRSTPVELEFLQVEREKDK
- the rplK gene encoding 50S ribosomal protein L11; this encodes MAKEITGKIKLQVPAGKANPAPPVGPALGQHGVNIMEFCKQFNAKTQKLGETIVPVIITVYSDRSFTFITKTPPAAELLKKAAGIVKGSGVPNKDKVGKVTRAQIKEIAQTKMPDLNAASVESAMRMIEGSAKSMGLEVID
- the rplA gene encoding 50S ribosomal protein L1 is translated as MAGKKFKAVAALVDKTKSYGIEEAVGLAKKTARTKFDETVDLAVNLGVDPKQADQMVRGTVVLPHGTGKKVKILVFAKGEKEKEARDAGADYVGSEDLAEKIQKEGWTDFDTVVATPDIMGLVGKLGKVLGPRGLMPNPKTGTVTFDVARAIKEIRAGKVEYRVEKAGIVHVPVGKASFDENKLADNAKAVLESILKAKPASSKGKYLKNVTISTTMGPGIKMDTALIEKITK
- the rplJ gene encoding 50S ribosomal protein L10, which codes for MNKQEKKEAIDELHEKFARAKTAIITGYSGINVEQITNLRAKLRTSKVEYRVVKNTLARKAVEGTTLEPLKDSFVGPVGIALGFDDVVAPAKVLFEFNKVQTKLVLKIGVLDGKLLQLADIKALATLPSLNALRGKIVGLLQAPASRMVGVLAAPAGQLARVMKAKADKG
- the rplL gene encoding 50S ribosomal protein L7/L12, yielding MADLAKIVDELSGLTVLEAAELSKMLEEKWGVSAAAPVAMAAAGAPAAAAAEEKTAFDVVLVAAGAQKINVIKVVRELTGLGLKEAKDLVEGAPKPVKTGVTKEESETMKKKLAEAGASVEVK